In a single window of the Prochlorococcus marinus str. AS9601 genome:
- a CDS encoding peptidase E — MPSKNIVAIGGGGFGRSLGSLEIEKYIVSLSNKKRPKICFIPTASGDSSLYKLNFYRAFSKLDCITSHIDFFSRTENLEEIVLTQDIIYVGGGNTKSMLAVWKEWNFHKILRNAYEKGIVMSGVSAGAICWFDKGITDSYAKELSIIDCLGIVEGIACPHFDEEKEREPYVYDVIQREIIESCICIEGNCALHIKNDFDYSSIDFGNGRNCFRVRRENNIVKKEIL, encoded by the coding sequence ATGCCTAGTAAAAATATAGTCGCAATTGGGGGAGGAGGGTTTGGACGTTCTTTAGGCTCTCTTGAAATTGAAAAATATATAGTTTCTTTAAGTAATAAAAAAAGACCTAAAATTTGCTTTATTCCAACAGCATCTGGAGATAGTAGTTTGTACAAACTTAATTTTTATAGAGCATTTTCTAAACTTGATTGTATAACAAGCCATATTGATTTTTTCTCTAGAACAGAAAACTTAGAAGAAATAGTTTTAACTCAAGACATCATTTATGTTGGTGGAGGAAATACAAAAAGTATGTTGGCTGTTTGGAAAGAATGGAATTTTCATAAAATTCTGCGAAATGCTTATGAAAAAGGAATTGTAATGAGTGGTGTAAGTGCTGGGGCTATTTGTTGGTTTGATAAAGGTATAACTGATTCTTATGCTAAAGAATTATCCATAATTGACTGCTTAGGTATAGTTGAAGGTATTGCCTGTCCGCATTTCGATGAAGAGAAAGAGAGGGAACCTTACGTTTATGATGTTATTCAGAGAGAAATTATTGAATCTTGTATATGTATTGAGGGCAATTGTGCCTTACATATTAAAAATGATTTTGACTATTCCTCAATTGATTTTGGTAATGGTAGAAACTGCTTTAGAGTTAGAAGGGAAAATAATATTGTGAAAAAAGAAATTCTTTGA
- a CDS encoding GNAT family N-acetyltransferase: protein MNLRQITIKDQLVLKKVYFDSIQSLDEKIYSKEQKRAWSSQAWNNPNFDKSIIKGKGWLISEQGVIIAFATRYPTDRIALFYCKGKFQRKGYGSKLLHKLEDAAKKEGLESLYTEASLISYELFLKNKWEIIRKEKVIINNIFFERYKMTKIIKIN, encoded by the coding sequence ATGAATTTAAGACAAATTACCATTAAAGATCAACTGGTATTAAAGAAGGTTTATTTTGATTCAATTCAATCTTTAGATGAAAAAATTTATAGTAAAGAACAAAAAAGAGCCTGGTCAAGCCAAGCATGGAATAACCCAAATTTTGATAAGTCAATAATTAAAGGAAAAGGCTGGCTAATAAGTGAACAAGGAGTTATTATTGCTTTTGCAACAAGATATCCCACCGATAGAATTGCGCTATTTTACTGTAAAGGTAAATTCCAAAGAAAAGGCTACGGCTCTAAGTTACTTCATAAATTAGAAGATGCAGCAAAGAAAGAAGGTTTAGAATCTCTTTATACTGAAGCGAGCTTAATAAGTTATGAATTATTTCTTAAAAATAAATGGGAAATTATACGTAAAGAAAAAGTCATTATAAATAACATTTTTTTTGAAAGATATAAAATGACTAAAATTATAAAAATTAATTAA
- a CDS encoding DUF3303 domain-containing protein, with product MQLFLADCQFPDIENQVKAYQLFVEAWENGEMAKSDKTDKFEMLFRVHAPGEGRVVCLCKAESDKEIFEHFAPWRAKFGIHMEFTPVISCQNVVDYHKDLFKTLG from the coding sequence ATGCAATTATTTCTTGCTGACTGCCAATTCCCAGATATTGAGAATCAAGTGAAAGCTTATCAATTATTTGTAGAAGCTTGGGAAAACGGTGAAATGGCAAAATCAGATAAAACTGATAAATTTGAGATGTTATTTAGAGTTCATGCTCCAGGTGAGGGTAGAGTAGTTTGTTTATGTAAGGCAGAGAGTGATAAAGAAATTTTCGAGCATTTTGCTCCATGGAGAGCTAAATTTGGCATTCATATGGAATTTACTCCTGTAATAAGTTGTCAAAATGTTGTTGATTACCACAAAGATTTGTTCAAAACATTAGGGTAA
- a CDS encoding DCC1-like thiol-disulfide oxidoreductase family protein, with translation MTSNYTFIYDGECPFCNHFAELLEIKSKLNNIRILDGRKNLTLIKSLLDKGYDIDKGAILLKDEDIFHGADAINTICKQINNPSSSLLLLLSRVFKSNKRTNLIFPLLVRARRFVLISKGVSISLV, from the coding sequence ATGACTTCCAACTATACCTTTATTTATGATGGAGAATGCCCATTCTGCAATCATTTTGCTGAGCTACTTGAGATCAAAAGCAAGTTAAATAATATTAGAATTCTTGATGGTCGTAAAAATTTAACTTTGATTAAATCCCTCCTAGATAAAGGTTATGACATTGATAAAGGAGCTATTCTTCTGAAAGATGAAGATATCTTTCATGGAGCAGATGCAATTAACACTATTTGCAAACAGATAAATAATCCCTCAAGTAGTTTACTTTTGTTACTTTCTAGAGTGTTTAAATCAAATAAACGAACAAACTTGATATTTCCTTTACTCGTCAGAGCCAGAAGATTCGTTTTGATATCAAAAGGTGTATCAATATCCCTAGTTTAA
- a CDS encoding MBL fold metallo-hydrolase, which produces MTFQATYLGSNGWLIKFNKTNLIIDPWLKGDLIFPLGEWFFKGSLEEEISIDKKIDIILLTQGLPDHCHVPTLEMFRKDIPIICPISAVETLKKIGFSTIKVLKPTEKTNLFNLSFEATAGAPVPQIENGYIVKDDQDNGFYIEPHGYLDENLNKQTLDAVITPTKNLDLPLVGSFVKGADVIPKLINKFNPKYILSSTIGGDAKYSGFLNNFISVQDYKEELNCNLIDLKSMQSIMI; this is translated from the coding sequence ATGACTTTTCAAGCGACCTACCTTGGTTCAAATGGTTGGCTTATAAAATTTAATAAAACCAATTTAATTATTGATCCTTGGCTCAAAGGAGATTTAATATTTCCTCTAGGTGAGTGGTTTTTTAAAGGATCATTAGAAGAAGAAATTTCAATAGATAAAAAAATAGATATTATTTTGTTAACCCAAGGATTACCCGACCACTGTCATGTTCCAACATTAGAAATGTTCAGAAAGGATATTCCCATAATTTGTCCCATAAGTGCTGTTGAAACATTAAAAAAAATTGGTTTTAGTACAATTAAAGTGCTTAAGCCAACTGAAAAGACAAATCTTTTTAATTTAAGTTTTGAGGCTACTGCTGGGGCTCCAGTACCACAAATAGAAAACGGATATATTGTTAAAGACGATCAAGATAATGGGTTTTATATAGAACCCCATGGATATCTTGATGAAAATTTAAATAAGCAAACTCTTGATGCTGTCATTACTCCTACAAAAAATTTAGACTTACCCCTAGTAGGTTCTTTTGTAAAAGGTGCTGATGTAATCCCCAAATTAATTAACAAATTCAATCCAAAATATATACTTTCCAGCACCATAGGCGGAGATGCAAAATATTCAGGTTTTTTAAATAATTTTATTTCAGTTCAGGATTATAAAGAGGAATTAAATTGTAATCTTATAGATCTAAAGAGTATGCAATCTATTATGATTTAA